A genomic window from Pontibacillus halophilus JSM 076056 = DSM 19796 includes:
- the pepF gene encoding oligoendopeptidase F: MAKELPKREEIPVEKTWRLEDIFSSDQEWEQEFTAIKELLPNLKEYQGQLHESADTLLDLLKLQDEVANRIGKLYTYAHMRNDQDTTNSHYQELNTRAENLLTGVSSAMSYIDPEILAMEEGKVESFIKENSGLEEYRHSLNEILRAKPHTLSEKEEAMLAQFSEVASTPSQTFGALNNADIDFPTIQDEDGNDVDLTHGRYIRYLKSPDREVRKQAFKAMYDTFGKYKNTFATTLSGSVKKHNLYANLRNYDSARHSALDKNKIPEQVYDNLVEAVHDRLPALHRYVQLRKEVLELDEVHMYDLYADLVKDVDMDVPYEEAKELVLKGLAPLGDEYTSIIKEGYENRWIDVEENKGKRSGAYSSGTYGTNPYILMNWQSNLNNLFTLAHELGHSLHSYYTTKEQPFRYGNYSIFVAEVASTTNESLLNEYLLQETNDEKRKLYLLNHFLEGFRGTVFRQTMFAEFEHEIHKRAQEGEALTSEKLTSIYYDLNKKYFGEDIVIDDEIGIEWARIPHFYYNYYVYQYATGYSAATALASQIQKEGDTAVERYKAFLKAGSSDYPIEVLKKAGVDMTSKEPILAALDVFEAKLAEFEKLIKQ; encoded by the coding sequence GCAGATACATTACTTGATTTATTAAAGCTTCAAGATGAAGTTGCGAACCGGATTGGGAAGCTCTATACATACGCTCACATGCGCAATGACCAGGATACAACGAACTCTCATTACCAAGAGTTGAACACTCGTGCAGAGAACCTGCTTACTGGAGTAAGTAGTGCCATGAGTTATATCGATCCTGAGATCTTAGCGATGGAAGAAGGGAAAGTAGAATCCTTTATTAAGGAGAACAGTGGGCTAGAAGAATATCGCCATTCGTTGAACGAAATTCTTCGTGCGAAACCTCACACACTTAGTGAGAAAGAGGAAGCGATGCTTGCACAGTTCTCTGAAGTAGCTTCTACTCCAAGTCAGACCTTCGGAGCTTTAAACAACGCTGACATCGATTTCCCAACAATTCAAGATGAGGACGGCAATGATGTGGACCTTACGCACGGCCGCTATATCCGATATCTTAAATCTCCAGACCGTGAAGTACGTAAACAAGCCTTCAAGGCCATGTACGACACGTTCGGGAAGTACAAGAACACCTTTGCCACAACACTTAGTGGTTCAGTGAAGAAGCATAATCTGTATGCGAATCTGCGCAACTATGATTCAGCTCGTCATAGTGCCCTTGATAAGAATAAGATTCCAGAGCAGGTCTACGATAACCTAGTTGAGGCTGTTCATGACCGCTTGCCAGCTCTTCATCGTTATGTACAGCTTCGTAAGGAAGTGCTTGAACTGGATGAGGTGCATATGTATGACCTCTATGCGGATCTTGTGAAAGACGTCGACATGGATGTTCCTTATGAAGAGGCCAAGGAACTTGTTCTGAAGGGATTGGCTCCGCTCGGGGATGAATATACGTCCATTATTAAAGAAGGCTATGAGAATCGCTGGATTGACGTTGAAGAGAATAAAGGGAAACGAAGCGGTGCTTATTCTTCTGGTACGTATGGAACAAATCCGTACATCCTTATGAACTGGCAGAGCAATTTGAACAACCTGTTCACGCTTGCCCATGAGCTAGGTCACTCTCTACACAGTTATTATACGACGAAGGAGCAGCCATTCCGCTATGGGAACTACTCCATCTTCGTAGCAGAAGTAGCGTCAACGACGAATGAATCGTTATTGAATGAATACCTGCTCCAAGAAACAAATGACGAGAAGCGAAAGCTGTACTTGTTAAATCACTTCTTGGAAGGTTTCCGTGGGACGGTATTCCGTCAGACGATGTTTGCGGAGTTTGAGCATGAGATTCATAAGCGCGCACAAGAGGGAGAAGCGTTAACGTCTGAGAAGTTAACAAGCATCTACTACGACCTGAACAAGAAGTACTTCGGAGAAGATATCGTAATTGATGACGAGATTGGCATAGAGTGGGCTCGCATTCCTCACTTCTATTACAATTACTATGTGTACCAATATGCAACTGGATACTCTGCTGCGACAGCACTTGCGAGTCAAATTCAGAAAGAAGGCGACACGGCAGTAGAACGCTACAAAGCCTTCTTGAAGGCGGGTAGCAGTGATTATCCGATCGAAGTGTTGAAGAAGGCTGGTGTCGACATGACATCGAAAGAGCCAATCCTAGCTGCGCTTGACGTATTTGAAGCAAAGCTTGCTGAGTTTGAGAAACTGATTAAGCAATAA